In a single window of the Arenicella chitinivorans genome:
- a CDS encoding O-linked N-acetylglucosamine transferase, SPINDLY family protein, with product MNSKTNPEPLGPTNSVREDRSQIESFFKRGQYRQALNGLEQAEPSAWRDTTRLRCLRAMGQGADAVIFANELYETLRNQATEYKINTSKRNNQLRYIALVFAEQNQADEACGIMQELCAQSPEVPALHREHAFALTNADRSDEAEQALNRAIDLQPTHANSHAQLARIYCRSGRVKAGYNSYSMAASLDPENPNYLQRLIYWSNYSELTTPQSNFQLTKLWVQKAHPGNQKGSNTWRTANANRQLKIGFISSDLCANSVSCFILPLLEGLDRKQFHITAYNDTKKTDGVTDLIRTQCDNWHDIARNSDPALSKLIASDQIDILVDLNGHGTGNRLGVFSRHVAPIQLSWFGYPSTTGLKSMDYCVTDRIADPIGITDDFYSESLIRLSNGFLCYKPTGNAPAIKPTPSDGVVRLGAFGNLAKISSLAMDCWAAAMHAVPNSVLVLKRPQLASQNAQRFFLKEFAERGIQSDRITLDHEKARIEQRLDAYNQIDLALDTTPYNGTATVLEALWMGVPVISMVGQTHASRVSASILERINLGGMATKSVTDFAQRVLEFSELGENTLEARQSLRTRMQNSALMNTPQFGREFGNALRGKWQLWCDDVATKLEQEASA from the coding sequence GTGAATAGCAAAACAAACCCAGAACCATTAGGACCTACAAATAGCGTGCGCGAAGATCGAAGTCAGATAGAAAGTTTTTTTAAGCGTGGCCAATATCGACAAGCCTTAAATGGCCTTGAGCAAGCCGAACCCAGCGCTTGGCGAGACACCACCCGTTTGCGTTGCTTGCGTGCCATGGGGCAAGGTGCTGATGCCGTCATCTTTGCCAATGAGTTGTACGAAACTCTTCGCAATCAGGCCACGGAATACAAAATCAACACATCCAAACGCAATAATCAACTCCGTTATATTGCACTGGTGTTCGCCGAACAGAATCAGGCGGACGAAGCATGCGGCATAATGCAGGAACTGTGTGCTCAGTCACCGGAGGTTCCGGCACTGCATCGCGAACACGCTTTTGCGCTCACCAATGCGGACCGCTCGGACGAAGCCGAACAAGCGCTCAACCGCGCTATTGACCTGCAACCAACGCACGCGAATTCACACGCTCAATTAGCCCGTATTTACTGTCGCTCCGGCCGGGTAAAGGCAGGCTACAACAGCTACTCCATGGCCGCGTCTCTCGACCCAGAAAACCCGAACTACCTACAACGACTCATTTATTGGAGCAACTACTCCGAGCTGACAACTCCGCAAAGCAACTTCCAGCTTACCAAACTCTGGGTGCAAAAGGCCCACCCTGGTAACCAGAAAGGCAGCAATACCTGGCGCACTGCCAATGCGAACCGACAGCTCAAAATTGGCTTTATCTCTTCCGACTTGTGCGCCAATTCGGTGAGTTGTTTTATTCTTCCTTTACTGGAGGGACTGGATCGCAAACAGTTCCACATTACCGCCTATAACGACACTAAAAAGACTGACGGGGTAACCGATCTAATCCGCACACAATGCGACAATTGGCATGATATTGCACGCAACAGTGACCCAGCCTTGTCGAAATTGATTGCCAGTGACCAGATCGATATTCTGGTCGACCTAAATGGGCATGGCACAGGTAACCGCCTGGGTGTATTCTCACGCCACGTCGCCCCCATTCAACTGAGTTGGTTTGGCTACCCATCGACCACCGGCCTCAAGAGCATGGACTACTGCGTCACCGACCGTATCGCAGACCCAATCGGTATCACCGACGACTTCTACAGTGAATCATTAATTCGACTAAGCAACGGGTTCTTGTGTTACAAACCCACAGGCAATGCGCCAGCGATCAAGCCCACACCAAGCGATGGCGTGGTGCGACTAGGGGCATTCGGCAACCTCGCTAAAATCTCCAGCCTGGCCATGGACTGCTGGGCAGCTGCGATGCACGCTGTGCCGAATTCGGTACTGGTTCTCAAGCGGCCACAACTCGCCAGTCAGAATGCACAGCGCTTTTTTCTAAAGGAGTTCGCTGAGCGCGGCATTCAATCGGATCGTATCACCTTGGATCACGAAAAAGCGCGGATTGAACAACGCCTTGATGCGTACAATCAAATCGACCTAGCCTTGGACACCACACCCTACAATGGAACAGCAACCGTACTTGAAGCGCTGTGGATGGGCGTACCGGTGATTTCTATGGTTGGCCAGACTCACGCCAGTCGTGTTTCTGCCAGCATTCTTGAACGCATCAATTTGGGCGGCATGGCCACCAAAAGTGTGACGGACTTTGCACAACGTGTACTCGAGTTCAGCGAATTAGGCGAAAACACGCTGGAAGCGCGCCAAAGTCTTCGTACGCGGATGCAGAACTCGGCGCTCATGAACACACCGCAATTCGGCCGCGAATTTGGCAACGCCCTACGCGGAAAATGGCAGCTTTGGTGCGATGATGTAGCCACCAAGCTCGAACAGGAGGCGTCCGCATGA
- a CDS encoding UvrD-helicase domain-containing protein has translation MFEQLNPQQRAAVKECGRPMLVLAGAGSGKTRVITYKIAWLLSQMAVDPRNIYAVTFTNKAAREMKERITELLGKDAVKGLTISTFHSLGMAILREEVDASGRKPGFSIFDPADSVFVVRELLKADLDDDGLVERVRNQISSWKNELVSPDQAMQLAMTSPTEVAAAKVYTEYERYLVACNAVDLDDLLYLPNELIRKFDNVRIKWQGRVQFLLVDEYQDTNAAQYRLVKTLVAGSKGCGLTAVGDDDQSIYAWRGAQPENLLQLKTDFPDLELVKLEQNYRSMGRILALANHVIQNNPRPFEKQLWSDLGFGEPITVMHAENDEREAEKVVAGLMQHRFQNQRPYSDYAILYRGNHQSRMLEQKLREMHIPYYLSGGLSFFDRSEIKDVMAYLRLVTNPLDDNAFVRAINTPRRGIGSGTLEALAETARQEKCSLYEAIQRAALHSHLSASRQAPLRQFEHWLDGMIQRAETDSPVGLINDLLSDIEYQDWIVKQSASPEQAEMRWRNIEDLLGWVKSIASKGEDRKLVDVVSVVSLMGILEKNEDDTNDNVVSLMTLHASKGLEFPHVTIVGLEEEILPHRTSIEEDMVEEERRLFYVGITRAQRELVLSYANQRKRYGEVIECTPSRFLDELDEQHIIWEEKLAKDPERQEEVGQTHLAAMRALLG, from the coding sequence TTGTTTGAACAACTTAACCCTCAGCAACGTGCAGCGGTCAAAGAGTGCGGGCGACCTATGCTGGTGCTCGCCGGTGCGGGCAGTGGTAAAACGCGCGTAATCACGTACAAAATTGCCTGGCTGTTATCTCAGATGGCGGTTGATCCTCGTAACATATACGCGGTTACCTTTACCAATAAGGCCGCCCGCGAGATGAAGGAGCGGATCACTGAACTGCTCGGTAAGGACGCAGTTAAAGGGCTGACGATCTCCACATTTCATAGTCTCGGCATGGCGATTTTGCGTGAAGAGGTCGATGCGTCAGGACGCAAACCTGGGTTCTCAATTTTCGACCCGGCGGACTCCGTATTTGTGGTTCGTGAGTTGCTGAAAGCGGATTTGGACGACGATGGCTTAGTGGAGCGTGTCCGCAATCAAATTTCCAGTTGGAAGAATGAGTTGGTGTCTCCGGATCAGGCGATGCAATTGGCGATGACAAGCCCGACCGAGGTCGCGGCAGCCAAGGTCTATACCGAGTATGAGCGGTATTTGGTGGCCTGTAATGCGGTCGATCTGGACGACCTGCTGTACTTGCCGAATGAGTTGATCCGCAAGTTCGATAATGTGCGTATTAAATGGCAAGGGCGCGTGCAGTTTTTGCTGGTGGATGAATATCAGGACACCAATGCAGCCCAATATCGCCTAGTAAAAACCTTGGTGGCTGGCTCGAAGGGCTGTGGTTTGACGGCAGTAGGCGATGACGATCAGTCGATCTACGCATGGCGTGGTGCTCAACCTGAAAACTTGTTGCAGCTTAAAACCGATTTTCCCGATCTGGAGTTGGTGAAACTGGAGCAAAATTACCGCTCAATGGGTCGAATTCTCGCGCTGGCGAACCATGTGATTCAGAACAATCCGCGCCCGTTTGAGAAGCAATTGTGGAGCGACCTGGGGTTTGGTGAACCGATCACCGTCATGCATGCGGAAAACGACGAGCGCGAAGCAGAGAAAGTGGTGGCTGGACTCATGCAGCACCGCTTTCAGAATCAGCGTCCGTATAGTGATTACGCCATTTTGTACCGCGGTAATCATCAGTCGCGCATGCTGGAGCAGAAGCTGCGTGAAATGCATATTCCATATTATTTAAGCGGTGGACTCTCGTTTTTCGACCGTTCTGAAATCAAAGATGTGATGGCCTATTTGCGGCTGGTGACCAACCCGCTGGATGATAATGCGTTTGTTCGCGCCATCAACACGCCCCGGCGCGGCATTGGTTCGGGAACGCTTGAAGCGCTGGCAGAAACTGCGCGACAGGAAAAATGCAGCTTGTATGAAGCGATTCAACGGGCCGCACTGCACAGTCATTTGTCCGCTTCACGTCAAGCGCCGCTGCGCCAGTTTGAGCATTGGCTCGATGGCATGATTCAACGGGCTGAAACGGACTCGCCAGTTGGGTTGATCAATGATTTGTTGAGCGATATCGAATACCAGGATTGGATCGTGAAGCAAAGTGCCAGCCCAGAGCAGGCTGAAATGCGTTGGCGTAATATCGAAGACCTGTTGGGCTGGGTTAAGTCGATCGCCAGCAAGGGGGAAGACAGAAAGCTGGTGGATGTGGTGTCTGTTGTCAGCCTGATGGGGATTTTGGAAAAAAACGAAGACGATACTAACGACAACGTGGTTTCTCTTATGACATTGCATGCCTCGAAAGGGCTGGAGTTCCCGCATGTGACGATTGTCGGTCTGGAAGAGGAGATTCTGCCGCACCGTACTAGTATCGAGGAAGATATGGTCGAAGAAGAACGCCGGCTTTTCTACGTCGGGATAACGCGCGCACAGCGTGAATTGGTGTTGTCGTACGCCAACCAGCGCAAACGTTACGGCGAAGTGATTGAGTGCACGCCCAGTCGATTCCTCGATGAATTGGACGAGCAACACATTATTTGGGAAGAAAAGCTGGCCAAAGATCCGGAGCGTCAGGAAGAAGTGGGGCAGACCCATTTGGCGGCGATGCGCGCCTTGCTTGGCTAA
- the petA gene encoding ubiquinol-cytochrome c reductase iron-sulfur subunit, whose protein sequence is MSVEDKKRRRFLTGITAGFGAVGGAFAVTPFVLSMTPSERAKNAGAPVQHDLSKIQSGQMVKVEWRGKPVVLLKRSDEMMAGLDKVVDKLADPDSLSSSQPVYAQNNSRSDQSSPALLVMEAVCTHLGCSPVEKLAIGPDPQMGPDSQGGFFCPCHGSKFDLAGRVYKNVPATTNMSVPPFAIADDIITIGEDGGRNA, encoded by the coding sequence ATGAGCGTTGAAGATAAGAAAAGGCGTCGATTCCTGACTGGAATCACGGCAGGCTTTGGTGCAGTAGGTGGCGCGTTTGCGGTAACCCCATTTGTACTCAGTATGACGCCAAGTGAGCGGGCTAAAAATGCCGGTGCACCTGTTCAGCACGATTTATCCAAAATTCAATCTGGTCAGATGGTCAAGGTCGAATGGCGTGGCAAACCTGTGGTCCTGCTCAAGCGCAGCGACGAAATGATGGCCGGCCTGGATAAGGTTGTCGACAAGCTGGCTGATCCTGATTCGCTGTCCAGCAGCCAACCTGTTTATGCGCAAAACAATTCTCGATCAGACCAGTCCTCGCCAGCGTTGCTGGTCATGGAAGCGGTCTGCACACACCTCGGCTGTTCTCCTGTAGAGAAATTGGCAATAGGACCTGATCCACAAATGGGGCCAGATTCGCAAGGTGGCTTTTTCTGTCCTTGTCACGGTTCAAAATTCGACTTGGCAGGCCGAGTGTATAAAAACGTACCTGCGACGACTAATATGTCCGTACCGCCATTTGCGATTGCGGACGACATAATTACCATTGGTGAAGACGGCGGGAGGAACGCGTAA
- a CDS encoding cytochrome b, giving the protein MAIHRHDNHKSANAFMQWVDDRFPATKVWNEHLAEYWAAKNFNFWYYFGSLAILVLVIQLLTGIFLTMHYKPDAQLAFASVEYIMRDVPYGWLVRYLHSTGASMFFVVVYLHMFRGIIYGSHREPRELVWLIGCVIFVALMAEAFMGYLLPWGNMSYWGAQVIISLFDVIPYFGPILTEWIRGDFVISDATLNRFFAFHVILLPLILVALVFLHLVALHHVGSNNPDGIDIFENLDENGKPVDGVPFFPHIVIKDLIGVCGFFMVYLGIVFFWPDLGGIFLEKDNFAPANPLQTPPDIVPLWYFTPFYSILRASTETLLVFFAWSSVAIAILAAAFAKVDLKYKIGFVVVGAIAWFVFMNSSGKAWGVILMGSAIVCFFLLPWLDRSPVKSIRYRSWPFKVALTLFLIAFFILGYLGMNAPTPVKTIMAQVCTCIYFAFFILMPWFTSIGQTKPEPDRVTYDAH; this is encoded by the coding sequence ATGGCTATTCATCGTCATGACAACCACAAGAGCGCTAACGCATTTATGCAATGGGTGGATGATCGTTTTCCGGCGACCAAAGTTTGGAACGAGCACCTAGCTGAATACTGGGCGGCGAAAAACTTTAATTTCTGGTATTACTTTGGCTCATTGGCAATTTTGGTGCTGGTGATTCAACTTTTAACCGGGATCTTCCTGACCATGCACTATAAGCCGGATGCGCAGTTGGCGTTTGCGTCCGTCGAGTACATCATGCGAGATGTACCCTATGGATGGTTGGTGCGGTACCTTCATTCCACCGGCGCCTCCATGTTCTTCGTGGTGGTCTACCTGCATATGTTTCGCGGTATTATCTATGGATCGCACCGTGAGCCGCGTGAATTAGTCTGGCTTATCGGTTGCGTCATTTTCGTGGCCTTGATGGCTGAAGCCTTCATGGGATACCTGTTGCCGTGGGGCAATATGTCTTACTGGGGCGCACAGGTCATTATCTCTCTATTTGATGTAATACCGTATTTTGGTCCCATTTTGACCGAATGGATTCGTGGTGACTTTGTTATTTCAGACGCGACTTTGAACCGATTCTTCGCGTTTCACGTGATTCTGTTGCCGTTGATTTTGGTTGCCTTGGTGTTTCTGCACTTGGTGGCATTGCACCACGTTGGCTCCAATAATCCGGACGGTATCGACATCTTCGAAAATCTGGATGAAAACGGCAAGCCGGTTGATGGCGTACCGTTCTTCCCACATATCGTGATTAAAGATCTGATTGGCGTGTGTGGATTCTTTATGGTGTATCTGGGTATTGTGTTCTTCTGGCCGGACTTGGGCGGTATTTTCCTCGAGAAGGATAACTTTGCACCGGCCAACCCGCTACAAACGCCACCCGACATTGTACCGTTATGGTATTTCACGCCGTTCTACTCAATTCTACGTGCGAGTACAGAAACCCTATTGGTGTTCTTTGCTTGGTCGAGCGTAGCAATTGCAATTTTAGCGGCGGCTTTCGCTAAAGTGGATCTAAAGTACAAGATCGGCTTTGTTGTTGTCGGTGCCATCGCGTGGTTTGTATTCATGAACTCGAGTGGTAAAGCCTGGGGCGTCATTCTGATGGGTTCCGCGATCGTGTGCTTTTTCTTGCTGCCATGGTTGGATCGTTCGCCAGTGAAATCCATACGCTATCGTAGCTGGCCATTCAAAGTGGCTCTGACATTGTTTTTGATCGCGTTCTTCATTCTGGGTTACTTGGGTATGAACGCGCCGACACCGGTGAAAACAATTATGGCGCAGGTTTGTACCTGCATCTACTTTGCGTTCTTCATCCTAATGCCTTGGTTCACCAGCATTGGTCAGACCAAACCAGAACCAGACCGTGTCACGTACGACGCGCACTAA
- a CDS encoding cytochrome c1 yields the protein MKKITILLMSLTASLTLSSATLAAGGGNEVKDKVYINMSDKAALQNGAKLFMNYCLACHSAQYSRYERVAEDLDIPLYQLKDNLMFTTEKPGDLMKTTMPAEDAKEWFGVAPPDLSLVSRVRKPDWVYTYLRAFYQDESTPSGWNNSLFANVAMPHAMYELQGVQRLVKRGVDVHGEHGEEISLGAGQKLVGDAIFELQHPGKMTPAEFDKAIADLTAFLVYLAEPAQLKRKTIGVYTLGFLIILLLLCVLLKKEYWRDIH from the coding sequence ATGAAGAAAATTACGATTCTGTTGATGTCGCTGACTGCGAGTCTTACGCTGAGTTCGGCAACACTGGCCGCTGGCGGCGGCAATGAAGTGAAAGACAAGGTTTATATCAATATGTCTGACAAGGCAGCATTGCAAAACGGTGCAAAATTGTTCATGAACTATTGTTTGGCTTGTCACAGCGCGCAGTACTCTCGGTATGAGCGCGTTGCCGAAGACCTGGATATTCCGTTGTATCAATTGAAGGACAATCTGATGTTCACCACCGAGAAGCCGGGTGATCTGATGAAGACCACAATGCCAGCGGAAGACGCCAAAGAGTGGTTTGGTGTTGCGCCACCGGATCTTTCTCTGGTCTCGCGCGTTCGTAAGCCAGACTGGGTATACACTTACTTGCGTGCGTTCTATCAGGACGAATCGACTCCCAGCGGCTGGAACAACTCGCTGTTTGCGAACGTTGCGATGCCACATGCGATGTACGAATTGCAAGGCGTGCAACGTCTGGTCAAAAGAGGCGTTGATGTACACGGCGAGCATGGTGAGGAAATTTCATTGGGTGCCGGTCAAAAGCTGGTCGGTGATGCAATTTTCGAGTTGCAGCACCCAGGCAAAATGACGCCTGCCGAGTTTGATAAGGCGATCGCAGATTTGACCGCATTTTTAGTCTATCTTGCCGAGCCAGCGCAACTAAAGCGCAAAACCATTGGTGTTTACACCTTGGGCTTCTTGATTATTTTGCTGTTGCTGTGCGTGTTGTTGAAGAAAGAATACTGGCGCGACATACATTAA
- a CDS encoding glutathione S-transferase N-terminal domain-containing protein, translated as MSTLATRRSIMTLYSGTDCVLSHACRIVVREKDIECEVVYTDPSDPCQELAEFNPYNETPTLVDRDLVLYDPYIINEYLDERFPHPPLMPVDPVSRAKQRLMIMRLNRDWLGSFKALQADPKNKEALKLIRDGFIAISPLFAEQEFAMGEEYSLVDVILAPMLWRLPVLNIMLPKQAQAVDEYAERLFARQAFQDSMSDNERDLRGF; from the coding sequence ATGAGTACACTCGCAACCAGACGTTCAATTATGACGCTGTATTCTGGGACTGACTGCGTGCTGAGTCATGCCTGCCGGATTGTCGTTCGTGAGAAAGACATTGAGTGTGAAGTTGTTTACACCGATCCGTCTGACCCATGCCAGGAACTGGCAGAATTTAACCCCTACAACGAAACACCGACCTTGGTGGATCGTGATCTGGTGTTGTACGACCCATATATCATTAACGAGTATCTGGACGAGCGTTTCCCGCATCCGCCGTTGATGCCAGTTGACCCCGTGTCGCGTGCAAAACAACGTTTAATGATCATGCGTCTGAACCGTGACTGGCTGGGTTCATTCAAAGCACTCCAAGCCGATCCTAAGAACAAGGAAGCACTCAAGTTAATTCGTGATGGCTTTATCGCAATTTCGCCATTGTTCGCAGAGCAAGAGTTTGCAATGGGTGAAGAGTACTCGTTGGTTGATGTAATTCTAGCGCCGATGCTGTGGCGTCTGCCGGTATTGAACATCATGCTGCCAAAACAAGCACAGGCAGTGGATGAATACGCTGAGCGGTTGTTTGCGCGTCAGGCGTTTCAGGACAGCATGAGTGACAACGAGCGCGATCTGCGCGGATTCTAA
- a CDS encoding ClpXP protease specificity-enhancing factor, which translates to MTSTKPYLLRAIFDWAEDNGFTPQVLVNANADGVEVPEAHVVDGQIVLNISSSAIQLHVMDNECLSFSARFSGVEQDIFLPIDSILAIFARENSQGIFFEDSEDGLEPDPEPTPPKRKVSAPTKLEPKQKSKRSASHLKIIK; encoded by the coding sequence ATGACCTCGACTAAACCGTATCTATTGCGCGCAATCTTTGATTGGGCAGAAGACAATGGTTTTACGCCACAGGTGTTGGTGAATGCCAATGCCGACGGCGTCGAGGTGCCTGAAGCGCATGTGGTCGATGGGCAAATTGTATTAAACATCAGCTCCTCGGCCATCCAACTCCACGTTATGGATAACGAATGTTTGAGTTTTTCTGCGCGGTTCAGTGGCGTGGAACAGGATATCTTTTTGCCCATTGATTCGATTCTTGCAATCTTCGCGCGTGAAAACTCGCAGGGTATCTTTTTTGAAGACAGCGAAGACGGCTTAGAACCTGACCCGGAACCAACGCCACCCAAGCGTAAAGTCTCTGCGCCAACTAAGTTAGAGCCAAAACAAAAATCTAAGCGTAGCGCTTCGCATTTAAAAATCATCAAATAG
- the hslV gene encoding ATP-dependent protease subunit HslV, which yields MPEIRGTTILSVRRGNTVVIGGDGQVSMGNTVMKGNARKVRRLHKGNVIAGFAGSTADAFTLFELFDAKLAKHQGILTKAAVELAKEWRTDRMLRRLEALLCVADKDASYVISGNGDVIEPEGGVMAIGSGGSFAESAARALTQHSDLDAREIVEASLNIAADICVYTNHNLTIEELEF from the coding sequence ATGCCTGAGATCAGAGGCACCACCATACTGTCGGTTCGCCGAGGTAATACTGTGGTTATCGGCGGTGACGGCCAGGTTTCCATGGGGAACACGGTTATGAAGGGTAACGCGCGCAAAGTGCGTCGTTTGCACAAAGGCAACGTGATTGCCGGTTTTGCGGGTAGCACCGCCGATGCGTTTACCTTGTTTGAATTGTTTGACGCCAAACTGGCAAAACATCAGGGTATTCTGACTAAAGCGGCTGTGGAGCTGGCTAAAGAGTGGCGTACGGATCGTATGCTACGTCGCCTCGAAGCATTGCTCTGCGTTGCTGACAAAGACGCCTCATATGTGATTTCCGGCAATGGGGACGTGATTGAGCCCGAAGGCGGCGTAATGGCCATTGGTTCCGGTGGCTCGTTCGCCGAATCTGCAGCGCGTGCGCTAACCCAGCATTCGGATCTAGATGCCCGCGAGATCGTGGAAGCGTCTTTAAACATTGCCGCGGATATCTGTGTTTACACTAACCACAACCTGACTATTGAAGAACTGGAGTTTTAG